CTTCCAAACAGACCCACAAATGGCATGGAGAGGGAATGGCTCCTGCACAGCTCAATCCAAAGATTTAGAACTAATATGTTCCAcattaaattcatatattgatcTTAAGATATATTTAATGTGCATGTAGATTTACacatgtaataaaaatatacctGGCATGCACGTCTATATACAGACATGAAAAAAGAGAACGCCTCGTGATTAGGAATGTAGAACCCCTCATGGTCCATATTTTCAATAACTCGAAtccagttggtagcaggagcctGTATCCAGCACACATACTTAGATACAAACGAGACAATTGCAAAGCAATTgttacaatataaaaaataaaaaaaaattacaaaattgcagcaagaagaagaataagtaaaCTCACAAGTTCCTTGATTGTATCAATAAGAACATCAATATTCCAGGAGTTCAACAAAGGCAGATCAGACAAAGTACTGCAGCCAACAGCCAAACTAAATGTTGAAAAGGTGTTCTGATTGTCCTCAAGACCAGCTTGGGTACAGGCAATTGTGCCAAGTATTTTAGAAAGGGTAACCTCAGACAGTGGTAAGAAAAGAGATAAAATCTCTTTGCACTGCGATGCATTAACTGTGCAACCATAACCTAGTTCCTTCATAATATCTCCCATGCTCATTTCTTTCTCCATTTCTGCTAAAATAGAATCAAAATCATCTTCTCCGCAGTCATTGAACAGATTCATATTCCTGTAACAAAAACAACTACCGTTATTAGACAGCTAATATCTTTCAACACCACAAAAACAGGACAGGACAGCTTTGTAATCAACAGCACAACCAATATAGAAGAAATACAATGAAGAAAGATCATAACCTCAGAAAATCAGCCTCACGTAGTTCATCTGAAAGTAATGGAGTTAAAACAAATGGGGTGACATCATTAAACTGCACAAGAGATAACATTTGCATAAAGGAATCCATGTGCTTGGAAAGGCCCTCAGACCGCTGGAGGAGCATAACAATATTCTTTATTTGATCAGTACCGCCAACCGAAACAGGATTGGTGCACAATTCCTTCATCTGAGCCATACAAAAACTTTGGCCTAAAAAGCATCAAAAAGTCCATATCAAACGGTGCAATACATGCACATAACAATAAGTGCAAAAGGAAACTAATCATGCaagaataaatttttgaaatcaaGATTGTACTTCCACTTAAGAATTGAAACGTACCACAATTCCTGGTATCAAGATTTTCAGAATCTGATAAAGCTAGACCAATACCAATTTTTTCCGATACAGACAGGTGTAATACATTAGAGAAATTCTCCAGAGTTCCCTCATTGATCTCTGTATTTCTTAGCGACTCACAAAACACTGTGCTGAAATTTGGTTTGCCCAAGAGGAATTTAAATATTGATGCAACAGCCAATTCCAGCTGCATGTTCTTCGAGTCTGTGTTGTAAAATTTCAAGTGATCTATGCACGTCTGGAGAAGCATAATGCTTCCCTCAATTCCATATTCAACAAACTGCCAAGAAGAAATAAACTATATCAGCATGcaatcaattgaaaatttgaaatgcaAAGAGTCAAGAGAGCATACAACTCAAAAAACATAATATTCCAATGCATTTGGATCTGCTTCATCAACATCTCTTCTGACCAAGAAAACTATAATCGCTTTCAATTTTTAAAGTAAAACTATAAGAAATTCAATATTTACATGTTTGACTTAAAGTCGCGCATGCCATCAACTTCAGAAACCCTCGGCTGTGTAAGATATTTAACGATTACCAGCAAATTTGTTAAGTATTTTTTCATCATGTCTAACATGAATGCATATTTTAGGGATGAGAAATAGGACCTAACAAATGATATTATTTCGGTTCTACATTTGTCCCTGAAATATCATCTAAGATATCATTGAACCCCAACTTACTTTTCTTAGTTTCCACATTTCCAAACTCTTCCTCATTCCATTTCTTTAATTCCATTTTTAGTGCTTCAAGTTTATTTGCCAATCTATAGATCAGGAACCCTTGAAACTGGTGAGACTCCCACCACGTTTTCATCTTCTCCAAAATCGCCATTGCCTTTAACCACCTAATCTCAAACTTGAATGTTCTTCTACCCCTCTAGAACCTGGGTTATATTTCAGGGAAGGACAATTTAACCTATATATAATTACTAGCTTCCTTAGGCATCAAAATAGAGCTATGGTTATAGCCTTGTCAAAAATTTATTTAGCACCAGAACTTCGTAATATAAAGCATACATGGAGAGACAAATTGGATCACATTATCACCTTCTGCTTACCAATTCAATAGATAAAATCCACTAGCACAACATTAAAAGGGAATGGAGTAACTGGAAATgttttttgtaatatttgatTAAGCAAGAATTCAACTCACACAAGCATGTATTTTACACTCTTTTTATCTATAATGGATTTTTAATGCTCCATAGcctctttttttatattcttaggAAAAGCCAAAGTTGACTTTTTCATGAAAAGCAGATTAGGAAACAAACAGCCATCACAACATCTGCTTGTTCAGTGCTGGCAACTACCATATTTTGAAAACTAATCATCGTTATATTCTTTCTTTGACTAGTGTAGTCTCTTGTTGTGGAGCATATTTCATTTAATATGAGTGTAGTAAACAAAATCAGGTTGATTCAAAGAATTGTATCCAAGTTCAATCAAAATCCAATCAGAATTTTGATAAAACATAGCTATGCATACTCAAATCGCCTTTTCTTATTACATTGATATTTCAAAACTAAGAAGAGCAAACTCGTTCGAGGACTCATTTGGAGTACCTCATAGTCAAAAACATTCTAACTCGAAACCTATATTAATACAATACAAGCAAATTGCATCGATAGTGACTATCAGCCCCAGTATGTATAAGTTACATTTCCGTAAAATACTCTACCCTATTTGTCAATCACATTATAGCGTCCCTAAACTTgattcatcttctctctctctttattttcttttcatttcctatCATTCATTATCAAGGACTGAGTCTGAATGTTACGGTAAGAAGTAGTAGCaattccatttttttcttttacttataaaaaaaaattactctcCCTTCTAAAGTTTGAGAATATCATTAGTATTTTAGAAACTATAGAACCAAGAAAAGCATTCATGCAGCTATCTCACACTGAACTTGCTTGATTTTTGAAAGGTTGCTAAGTCTTCTCCATCCTTTTTGCTAGCATGGCATTCAATGTGTAGTTCATCGGTTTGCAAAACAATTTGGAGTATCGCACTGTcactcattaaaataatgtcCTTTCCTTGCTGTGATGTCCAGGTGTCCAATATGACCTCCAACTGGGAACATAATATTAACTTGATTTGCTATGCAAAtgcaaattacaaaattaaatgGTAGCCACATATAAACTTTACAGTTTGATTAATCTACTCATTTCATCCAGATGAGTTTTAATTTCCTAAATCACCAATAAGATATACAACTAAAACCTCATAATTGTAGTTCTATATCCACAAATAGAGGGTTTGAACTTCAAATATACATCCTTCAGTCTCTTCCAAACCAATTAATTGCGACTTCAGGTTTTCCGTTTTCAACACAATTCTTAATCCAAAAGTTACGTGAAAGTGCAGTACATACATACAACATACTCCTATACTTCAGCAATCAAAAGTACGTCTTAGAGGAAATATTTACTCCATACGAGAGTCATAATTATTAAACAACAAGCTGTGCGTGCAAGTTGTCCCAACTATCCCAACTACACAAAAGAGAATGgtattttttaccttttaaacTTTCAATTCTAGCAAAAtgattaaagtattaaacacaacTTACCTAAACCTTGATAATTAAGAATCTTggaacaaaaataacaaaacaattcAGTGCATTTGATAACCAAGAACATCCATCTACAAAAACTATCCATCCTTACGTTATGTCTCTCGCTTGTCTCTGCGAAATAATGGGATGATAGTCCATTACACTATTGACTGGGGGTAGGGGTTACTGTAAAGAAAGAATTTCTTCTTGTACTTTctttataactttataaaagaataaaagaattcCTTCTTGCTACCCATTCACATCAACGATCTTAACTATCGTGCAACAGTCCATAGCAAAGCGAACCATTCCCAAAATAAATTGGTAAACACCCATCCAAACATGCCCTTTAATCTACTTCCCCATTCACCAGTCAATGAAGTCAACCCACTCTCAACAAATCTAATCCAATGTTTAATCAACTACTTTTCCCCTAACCAAAAGACGAGCCGAACCTTCGCCGGCCATTAAATTGAATCTAGGCAAAACCTTGAGCACAAGAACCGAAAGAACCATAGCGAAATccatttcaaaatcaaaaaaaaataaatcattataATTCCAGGGTTGAAAGAAAAACAACGCAGATGAAACAAATTAGCGAGCACTAAAACCTAGACTTTTTCACACATTCGAATATACATAAATACATTTTCacatctagagagagagagagaaagaaggaagacCTGTCGGAGCTCGCGAAGAACAGAGTCGGCGTTTGATTCGTCGATGCTCTGGAGAAGGAAGCGAATCTGGTTCGTCGTCGTTGACGAAAACTTCAGCATAGTGACCAAATGATCTTCAATTTCTAGGGTTTAGGGTTTGCgcacagagacagagagagagagagagagagagagagagagatttggggAGGAGATGGAGATCGGAAACTGGTGGTGAGAAAAATGGGAGCAGAAAGCGAGGGGGGTTTATATAGCGTTCCGAGGGAGAgtggtgtggtgtggtgtgTTGAGAAGGGAGTAAAGTTTGTTTGTGAGTAAGCTGGGAAAGGAAATGAGCGACAGAGATGGCAGAGCGAGAGAGCGTTAGCAGAGCAAGCGGCTTTTGTTTTCTGTGTGATTTTGCTTTTTGGGGTGTGTCGTTTAAATACATTTTACGAATGCCCTTGTCACTTGTGGTGGGGCCAGGCCATTGCCCACAGTCCCAACTATGGATTGGGTCTTTTCAATAGGTTTGGGTTTTCTATTTTATAGGGTGATGATTGGATAAGATTTGAAAgggaaataaatgaataaattaaaattaaaattgagttcaaataaaatttttcaattaaaattaatgttaCTACGTACTAATTAACTCGACaactttttttcatatatattgaGTTGAtaagtttttactaatttttatgagaaatgttaGAAGTATTAAAAAGTTCACAGCTTTTACCTTTAACTCATCACATGATGAGTTATAAGCGGTAAAAGTAAAATTGAGGATCACACTTCTAAGTGGTATAGTTACTTGATAAGGGTTGGTTTGGGGACCAAGGTTGGAAGCTTGGTTATGATTTCAAAGAAATAAGAACTTTGGTAGCAAtgtcaaacctttttttttgcaacaaatGGAGATTTGAGAATTCAAATGTTTATCaatttcaactttcaaaatgAAAACCAACAGCAAAAGGCTTGGGAAAAATAGGGATACATCATTAAAGAAAGTTGTTGTATGAGTCAAAGCGAgtcaaatcaaaatcattaaACATTTTCTGAAGATGATCAAAGCCAcgctctttcttcttcttcttttcctattGGTAAAAGgcaaattttattcaaagaaaaataaaaacaacatagCCAAAGTACACCAAGGGTTGTTAAAAATTAGAGGAAAGCACATAAATCCAAAaacaatattaacaaaaaaaaaatctataagaTTAAGATGCTTAAATTACTAACTGTTCACATCTCCTATGACAATAAACATTTGATTTAGCCACTAAAGCATGGAGAGGACCAATTGCAACTCCAAAATAGTCACATAAAAAGGAAGAAGTAAAAGTATaagtacatttaaaaacaaaaatcctatgATTATCACTAAtgattacacttttttttacccaaataGCTCCATTCCTCCATCAAGTAACACAAGGTTTTCCATGAAAGTAGTAGCCATAGTTGGACATGTTGAATACCAGAATTCTTCACACGGCAAGTTTCGGGGTCAAGTGAAACAACCACATAGCCATCCTTGACAAGACTTCCAACTAGAAGTTCACCATGCATTGTGCAACCAAAGGATTCTATAGAATATTTGGTCTGTATAACCAAAAGTTCATTCCATGATTCTTCTATACCAAACTCCCCCATCACCCAAATGGACAGTATCAAATTTGGGCAACTAAATGTAAAGTAGGCCAAATTCCCCTTGAACACTGCTAGACTTCGTTCTTGCAGTCTATCTGCACTAAGGAGTGCAATCTTCTGAATTTCTCATTATTGAGATCAAATGAAAAAATACTTTGTTTGTCTTCAAATTCCCTACAATATACCAACCAATGCATAGCCCTACTAACAAATGTAGCACCCAATATAGCATTGATGTTGCTATCGTAGACCCCAACTTTTGGTCTTAAAGAGGTTTCAACCCTTCTCCATGAGTCCGAGCTTAATGAGTAAACCTCAGCTTCAAGTGGAggaattatattttcaaatatatttacaTGTGAAGAAAAGAAACCAAAGCTCTACAACCTTGTAGTCATGGGTTTGGGAGTGATAAGCAAATCCACTAGCAGCCCTGGCTAAGGAAGAATCAGGCAACCTCTTAAATTTTCTTGATGCTGGGGTTCCACAAATATATAGCTTTACCATAAGGGTCAGAACTTCGAAAATCAGTGAGACACAATACGCCATTGCAGGAACCAACTATATGGACAAACTCAATAGGAAAATCATTGGTAATTTGATACTCAAATCCTATGAAAGGTCACAAGTAACTGTACAAACTGTGCTATAATAACAAGGATACATGGCCTTTTCATTAGCATGTTGTATGCGTACAAGATAATCAAcatctttatcttttttgttattgttgttattaataAGGTGGGTGAAGATGAAATGCAGCTCGGTTATTGAGGAGTACCATGCTTTACAAACGCACctgaattttataattgatttgacAGGCAGCCTTGCCAAGATGTTGAGTACAATGTGGTCGTGAACATGATTCTTCCTCTTcactcctcaaaaaaaaaaaaaaatgattcttcCTCTTCATGgttgacatttttattttagtagATGAACAACGATTATAGAGTAATTACATGAACAAACTACTGCGACTATGAAAGTATGACTATCTCAATCTGTAGCCTTATAAAGAgtgaagttttgtttttgtttttgtttttttctttcgaGAAGGTATTAAAGAGTGAAGTAAAGTTGTGTGAAAACTGAAATTGTCCCGTGGTAGTATTTGTATCTGTTAAGGAattagtttaattaaaaaaaaggatttttttttttttttaattcttttagagttataaagaagaaggaaatttttagCACAACTTTGACTTGGATACGGGcatcaaacttaaaaatattttgtttctccaaaaaaaaaaaaaaaaaagtaatagttaaatttttttttttttgtttgtgcgGAGGAAATATGGTATAGAATCTATAATCGTGCTTTTTTGGGACTTTTTTTGCGGTTATTATgctttcacaaatttttttgttatatagaTACAAAcgaaatatattaattacatGGTCTCATTTGGAACTTGAGTATCTGAGAGTCGAGTTCTAATGTAAAGAACTCAACTCCCTTAAATTCGAGTTTCACtgataacttaaaaaataaataaataaaaatttctccATGGAACTCGAATCTTTGAGACTCGAGTTACCCGAGTCAAACCCTTGGAACTCAAATCTCATAGACTAGAGTTCCATATAATACTACATAACTAATATATTCTGTGTGAggctatataaaaaataaatttgtggaaacataataataggtaaaaaaagaaaaaaaggtcaTACTTTTTGTAAAAAGAGACAAATACTATACACTTATACCAACGCTGGCCTTTTCgcctcttgatttttttttttttttttttttttttttttacacataagGGAGATTAGTTTAGAAAAAGaattcattaattttaaaaaagaaactaccATCTTTGTgtttagaaataaaattaataaaagaacctctattttttatttaaaaaattaaaattgtgaaactttttaacaaaatggattaaaataactaattttaaatttagtggACTAAAAATGACAattaatcaaaattataaaaaaatgtatttttatttttattttcgcAAACAGAAACAAAACCGAATCGGGTATTAATTTGACCCGTTTAGTAAACAGAGCCGGGTCTTTCTAGCCCAGATTTTCAGTGTGTGAgaatgagatagagagagagtgagggagGGAGATTTCAGAAATTCTGAAGCTGAACGAGCTCTTGCTGTAGCAATGGCGACTGTAGCAGAATCATCGGAAGCGAACCCAAttccaccactaccaccaccaccaccaccatcaccaagCGAAGGccacagcaacaacaacaacagtgcTAAAACCCTAGACGAAACGACGACGCTTTGGGTGGAGTACGCAGTTCATCAAGCTCGGCTTTACCAGAAAGCCATCGAAGAAGCCCTAGATTCCGCTCTCGAAGTCTCCAGATCTCGCCTCTCCCAAATCCGATCCACTTCCTCCGCTCATTTCAACCAAACTATCGTAATTTTTCCTCCTCAActctcattttctttcattttttgctttgttttccctgtttggttgccgagaaaatagacaggaaaagaaaataatcgaTAATTCTGGAATTTATGCTAAGTTGGACACTGAATAATGAAATTTTCGCgcttttagtttaatttttatatgCATTTTCATCTTATTAGCAAAAACTTTGATTCATTTAGACATTGATAATTGTGAAAGTTGAATTACACAGTAAGTTTCTCACAACTCacacatgtatgtatgtatgcaaTGCGCCCGTGTATGTGTATGGCTTCTTAATTTCGTGGCATTGTGTGTTTGATGAGAATAATGAGGAAAGAAAAGGTTATGCATTATGTGTCATTGTTTAGGGTGCATTTGGATAAGTTGTTGCAAAACTATGTTTTGGGTTTAAAATGAGCATTTGTAAAAAGGGTTTCAAAACTGCACTTTTTGGCTCCCAAAATGCCTAACCAAATGAACCCTTAAAACAATatcaatatgtgtgtgtgtgtgtgcgcgcgcgcgcgTCTTGGAACTAtgtttggaaaatgaaaaatgtatttGATTTTGTCAGTGTTTTAGGAATAAACAGAGTATTAGGCTTAGTTGGGTATAAGGTTTTGTTCtcttagggaaaaaaaatcgcCAAGAGCTTTGTAGCTCAGTGGCATTGTTTTGAATCTCCCATATTCCACTTgttgtaacaattgaattatgaAGCCCCGTTGATATTATAGCTGAAACTCTGGATGTAGGATTCTTTACAAGGTCTCAAGTCTGATTATGCTACTTATGAGGATTTATTAGTTGGAAAGATTAAAGGTTAGCTCTGGTTTCAGCATTATTGTGCTCACAGTTTCATATGATTACGagtctttatttgttttaaaatttttaatatttggtagTGATTATTTTCACTCCTTTTGTGCAGAGGGTGTTGTTATTGCATCTTCACATCCATTAATTACGGGTGGGGTTGCTGCTGGATTGGGATTGACAGTACTGAAAAGTATGGTTCAAAGTTCTATAAACTTTTGTATCGCGATAAAATTATCTGAAAGCTTTGAGATGTGTTTATTTCTACCAACAAGGAATActtgaattaataattttctgatAGTTGATCTTGTCCATATATGATTAGATTAGTAATTAATAtgctaagggtctgtttgggatttgcttattttgctgaaactgaaatttttttacttaaaatactgtagataaaggtaaatgttagttgaaatagtacgatgaaacccatgaatagtaccaaaaagtacagtggaacgcatgaatagtaacaaaaataagttgaatagtaaaataagttggcaaaaaataagctagACAAAACAGACACTAaaggtttgtttggataccgcttgttgttgaaaactgaaaacactgtagtaaaataatttttaaatgtgtaaatagtgccgtgtgactcatttttaatgaaagtttggctgaaaaaagaggtttgtggatcccgtgaacagtgcacgggactcACATGCAAAACGCTGGACATTTGTGCTATCCAAACATTCACTAAATGTACAAATTTCACTCATATAGatgaatataaaatttcaagttttatgccaaatattttatattgctCTCACGAAGCAATTCTTTTCTgttcccacccccccccccccccccaacaa
This genomic stretch from Quercus robur chromosome 4, dhQueRobu3.1, whole genome shotgun sequence harbors:
- the LOC126723060 gene encoding RGS1-HXK1-interacting protein 1, with protein sequence MATVAESSEANPIPPLPPPPPPSPSEGHSNNNNSAKTLDETTTLWVEYAVHQARLYQKAIEEALDSALEVSRSRLSQIRSTSSAHFNQTIDSLQGLKSDYATYEDLLVGKIKEGVVIASSHPLITGGVAAGLGLTVLKRPRRFLYYKTLHLFASEESLLSRADSQVKELRQSIDLLKAESEKLEKRALHGEEELLRGRTKLRQAGKQIQGVIRSAYKIERQAGGLKDILGELPRTQASRFRSQVSKLASEAKRERVALTKEVTKISNYGISV